One part of the Anguilla anguilla isolate fAngAng1 chromosome 11, fAngAng1.pri, whole genome shotgun sequence genome encodes these proteins:
- the lima1a gene encoding LIM domain and actin-binding protein 1a isoform X1 has product MAAEVFSRRQWASQSLRITAKELSLVSARGKNNAIAERFSKYQRAAEEVNMDKRKATVETTSAALCRGNLNVLKQRWEQQQPAAPPPSATPSATPKPANAQNGPTAPQPPVALDDGGPCQPPADGEMEGGVERRKQRGAEQEVEAEGEATGRSSPQIEKPTVPLSSLKQMFENRVSNNSEDPDTQERDKGAPDGVMPLDDLLEAPPLRDRMALYQAAVSKQDTPTATHNSPTSESRRKSGPATDGKGDRVETSSASQLEKGQPKPTKKFGVPAQETCVACLKTVYPLERLVANQQVYHNSCFRCSHCSTKLSLGNYASLHSNVYCKPHFSQLFKAKGNYDEGFGHRPHKELWVAREEGGDEDQDAEEQGKLEAGQAGRRGAEPESPTVEESPLAKVNVLAATLETPPPPAETPERPVETRRLKISWPPPTERGAAGASPAPEGGAVKPVRAKWPPEGGAPPAAESPEHSELSDLRQNSSLKERSRPFSRTSPAPSPDTGRGKQAERGPPAPRPDGKERDAKRGVAATPDNSAVNGGPDPEDEQEAEEQEEEMTGPGQEEQEEADEMGEEKETKEEEEEEEEEQQLSPLERPTGSPSPPAEGKHNRTSQDVGFWDGEEGSGGGEGEVSAEEMIKKNRYYEEEEEEELAEQED; this is encoded by the exons acTGTGGAAACCACATCCGCCGCTCTTTGCCGTGGCAACCTGAACGTTCTGAAGCAGCGctgggagcagcagcagccggcGGCCCCGCCTCCCAGTGCCACGCCCAGTGCCACGCCCAAACCAGCCAACGCACAGAACGGCCCcacagccccccagcccccggtTGCCCTGGACGACGGCGGCCCCTGCCAGCCCCCAGCGgacggagagatggagggaggagtggagaggaggaagcagagaggggcGGAGCAGGAAGTGGAGGCGGAGGGCGAGGCCACTGGGCGGTCCAGTCCCCAGATAGAGAAGCCCACCGTGCCCCTCAGCAGCCTGAAGCAGATGTTTGAGAACAGG GTTTCCAACAACTCAGAGGACCCAGATACGCAGGAAAGAGACAAAG GGGCCCCAGATGGGGTAATGCCCCTGGACGACCTTctggaggccccgccccttcggGACAGGATGGCCCTGTACCAGGCGGCGGTGTCCAAGCAGGACAcgcccacagccacacacaat AGCCCTACCAGCGAGTCCAGGAGAAAATCAGGCCCTGCCACAGACGGCAAAG GGGATCGAGTGGAAACTTCCAGCGCCTCACAACTGGAGAAGGGCCAGCCCAAGCCTACCAAA aAGTTTGGCGTGCCAGCGCAGGAGACGTGCGTGGCCTGCCTGAAGACGGTGTACCCCCTGGAGCGGCTGGTGGCCAATCAGCAGGTCTACCACAACTCCTGCTTCCGCTGTTCACACTGCAGCACCAAGCTGAG TCTGGGGAATTACGCCTCCTTGCACAGCAACGTTTACTGCAAGCCTCACTTTAGCCAGCTGTTCAAAGCCAAGGGCAACTATGACGAGGGCTTTGGCCACCGCCCCCACAAAGAGCTGTGGGTCGCccgggaggagggcggggacgAGGACCAGGACGCGGAGGAGCAGGGGAAGCTGGAGGCGGGGCAGGCAGGAAGGCGTGGGGCGGAGCCGGAGAGCCCCACGGTGGAGGAGTCGCCGCTGGCCAAGGTCAACGTCCTGGCCGCCACCCTGGagacgccgcccccccccgccgagaCGCCCGAGAGGCCCGTGGAGACGCGGCGGCTCAAGATCTCCTGGCCGCCGCCCACCGAGAGGGGAGCGGCGGGGGCCAGCCCCGCCCCGGAGGGCGGAGCCGTCAAGCCCGTCCGCGCCAAGTGGCCCCCCGAGGGCGGCGCCCCGCCCGCCGCGGAGAGCCCCGAGCACAGCGAGCTCTCCGACCTGCGCCAGAACTCCTCCCTCAAGGAGCGGAGCCGCCCCTTTTCCCggacaagccccgccccctccccggaCACCGGCCGCGGAAAGCAGGCGGAGAGAGGCCCGCCCGCTCCCCGGCCAGACGGCAAGGAGAGGGACGCCAAGAGGGGCGTGGCGGCCACGCCCGACAACAGCGCCGTGAACGGCGGGCCCGACCCGGAAGACGAACAGGAAGCGGAAGAACAGGAGGAGGAAATGACTGGCCCAGGACAGGAAGAACAAGAGGAAGCAGACGAAATGGGCGAAGAGAAGGAGacgaaggaagaggaggaggaggaggaggaagagcaacAGCTGTCCCCTCTGGAACGCCCGACgggttccccctcccccccggcggAGGGAAAGCACAACCGGACGTCCCAGGACGTGGGATTCTGGGACGGGGAGGAGGGCAGCGGGGGAGGCGAGGGGGAGGTGTCCGCCGAGGAGATGATCAAGAAGAATCGCTActacgaggaggaggaggaggaagagctaGCTGAGCAGGAGGACTGA
- the lima1a gene encoding LIM domain and actin-binding protein 1a isoform X3 → MEGGVERRKQRGAEQEVEAEGEATGRSSPQIEKPTVPLSSLKQMFENRVSNNSEDPDTQERDKGAPDGVMPLDDLLEAPPLRDRMALYQAAVSKQDTPTATHNSPTSESRRKSGPATDGKGDRVETSSASQLEKGQPKPTKKFGVPAQETCVACLKTVYPLERLVANQQVYHNSCFRCSHCSTKLSLGNYASLHSNVYCKPHFSQLFKAKGNYDEGFGHRPHKELWVAREEGGDEDQDAEEQGKLEAGQAGRRGAEPESPTVEESPLAKVNVLAATLETPPPPAETPERPVETRRLKISWPPPTERGAAGASPAPEGGAVKPVRAKWPPEGGAPPAAESPEHSELSDLRQNSSLKERSRPFSRTSPAPSPDTGRGKQAERGPPAPRPDGKERDAKRGVAATPDNSAVNGGPDPEDEQEAEEQEEEMTGPGQEEQEEADEMGEEKETKEEEEEEEEEQQLSPLERPTGSPSPPAEGKHNRTSQDVGFWDGEEGSGGGEGEVSAEEMIKKNRYYEEEEEEELAEQED, encoded by the exons atggagggaggagtggagaggaggaagcagagaggggcGGAGCAGGAAGTGGAGGCGGAGGGCGAGGCCACTGGGCGGTCCAGTCCCCAGATAGAGAAGCCCACCGTGCCCCTCAGCAGCCTGAAGCAGATGTTTGAGAACAGG GTTTCCAACAACTCAGAGGACCCAGATACGCAGGAAAGAGACAAAG GGGCCCCAGATGGGGTAATGCCCCTGGACGACCTTctggaggccccgccccttcggGACAGGATGGCCCTGTACCAGGCGGCGGTGTCCAAGCAGGACAcgcccacagccacacacaat AGCCCTACCAGCGAGTCCAGGAGAAAATCAGGCCCTGCCACAGACGGCAAAG GGGATCGAGTGGAAACTTCCAGCGCCTCACAACTGGAGAAGGGCCAGCCCAAGCCTACCAAA aAGTTTGGCGTGCCAGCGCAGGAGACGTGCGTGGCCTGCCTGAAGACGGTGTACCCCCTGGAGCGGCTGGTGGCCAATCAGCAGGTCTACCACAACTCCTGCTTCCGCTGTTCACACTGCAGCACCAAGCTGAG TCTGGGGAATTACGCCTCCTTGCACAGCAACGTTTACTGCAAGCCTCACTTTAGCCAGCTGTTCAAAGCCAAGGGCAACTATGACGAGGGCTTTGGCCACCGCCCCCACAAAGAGCTGTGGGTCGCccgggaggagggcggggacgAGGACCAGGACGCGGAGGAGCAGGGGAAGCTGGAGGCGGGGCAGGCAGGAAGGCGTGGGGCGGAGCCGGAGAGCCCCACGGTGGAGGAGTCGCCGCTGGCCAAGGTCAACGTCCTGGCCGCCACCCTGGagacgccgcccccccccgccgagaCGCCCGAGAGGCCCGTGGAGACGCGGCGGCTCAAGATCTCCTGGCCGCCGCCCACCGAGAGGGGAGCGGCGGGGGCCAGCCCCGCCCCGGAGGGCGGAGCCGTCAAGCCCGTCCGCGCCAAGTGGCCCCCCGAGGGCGGCGCCCCGCCCGCCGCGGAGAGCCCCGAGCACAGCGAGCTCTCCGACCTGCGCCAGAACTCCTCCCTCAAGGAGCGGAGCCGCCCCTTTTCCCggacaagccccgccccctccccggaCACCGGCCGCGGAAAGCAGGCGGAGAGAGGCCCGCCCGCTCCCCGGCCAGACGGCAAGGAGAGGGACGCCAAGAGGGGCGTGGCGGCCACGCCCGACAACAGCGCCGTGAACGGCGGGCCCGACCCGGAAGACGAACAGGAAGCGGAAGAACAGGAGGAGGAAATGACTGGCCCAGGACAGGAAGAACAAGAGGAAGCAGACGAAATGGGCGAAGAGAAGGAGacgaaggaagaggaggaggaggaggaggaagagcaacAGCTGTCCCCTCTGGAACGCCCGACgggttccccctcccccccggcggAGGGAAAGCACAACCGGACGTCCCAGGACGTGGGATTCTGGGACGGGGAGGAGGGCAGCGGGGGAGGCGAGGGGGAGGTGTCCGCCGAGGAGATGATCAAGAAGAATCGCTActacgaggaggaggaggaggaagagctaGCTGAGCAGGAGGACTGA
- the lima1a gene encoding LIM domain and actin-binding protein 1a isoform X2, whose protein sequence is MAAEVFSRRQWASQSLRITAKELSLVSARGKNNAIAERFSKYQRAAEEVNMDKRKATVETTSAALCRGNLNVLKQRWEQQQPAAPPPSATPSATPKPANAQNGPTAPQPPVALDDGGPCQPPADGEMEGGVERRKQRGAEQEVEAEGEATGRSSPQIEKPTVPLSSLKQMFENRVSNNSEDPDTQERDKGAPDGVMPLDDLLEAPPLRDRMALYQAAVSKQDTPTATHNSPTSESRRKSGPATDGKGDRVETSSASQLEKGQPKPTKFGVPAQETCVACLKTVYPLERLVANQQVYHNSCFRCSHCSTKLSLGNYASLHSNVYCKPHFSQLFKAKGNYDEGFGHRPHKELWVAREEGGDEDQDAEEQGKLEAGQAGRRGAEPESPTVEESPLAKVNVLAATLETPPPPAETPERPVETRRLKISWPPPTERGAAGASPAPEGGAVKPVRAKWPPEGGAPPAAESPEHSELSDLRQNSSLKERSRPFSRTSPAPSPDTGRGKQAERGPPAPRPDGKERDAKRGVAATPDNSAVNGGPDPEDEQEAEEQEEEMTGPGQEEQEEADEMGEEKETKEEEEEEEEEQQLSPLERPTGSPSPPAEGKHNRTSQDVGFWDGEEGSGGGEGEVSAEEMIKKNRYYEEEEEEELAEQED, encoded by the exons acTGTGGAAACCACATCCGCCGCTCTTTGCCGTGGCAACCTGAACGTTCTGAAGCAGCGctgggagcagcagcagccggcGGCCCCGCCTCCCAGTGCCACGCCCAGTGCCACGCCCAAACCAGCCAACGCACAGAACGGCCCcacagccccccagcccccggtTGCCCTGGACGACGGCGGCCCCTGCCAGCCCCCAGCGgacggagagatggagggaggagtggagaggaggaagcagagaggggcGGAGCAGGAAGTGGAGGCGGAGGGCGAGGCCACTGGGCGGTCCAGTCCCCAGATAGAGAAGCCCACCGTGCCCCTCAGCAGCCTGAAGCAGATGTTTGAGAACAGG GTTTCCAACAACTCAGAGGACCCAGATACGCAGGAAAGAGACAAAG GGGCCCCAGATGGGGTAATGCCCCTGGACGACCTTctggaggccccgccccttcggGACAGGATGGCCCTGTACCAGGCGGCGGTGTCCAAGCAGGACAcgcccacagccacacacaat AGCCCTACCAGCGAGTCCAGGAGAAAATCAGGCCCTGCCACAGACGGCAAAG GGGATCGAGTGGAAACTTCCAGCGCCTCACAACTGGAGAAGGGCCAGCCCAAGCCTACCAAA TTTGGCGTGCCAGCGCAGGAGACGTGCGTGGCCTGCCTGAAGACGGTGTACCCCCTGGAGCGGCTGGTGGCCAATCAGCAGGTCTACCACAACTCCTGCTTCCGCTGTTCACACTGCAGCACCAAGCTGAG TCTGGGGAATTACGCCTCCTTGCACAGCAACGTTTACTGCAAGCCTCACTTTAGCCAGCTGTTCAAAGCCAAGGGCAACTATGACGAGGGCTTTGGCCACCGCCCCCACAAAGAGCTGTGGGTCGCccgggaggagggcggggacgAGGACCAGGACGCGGAGGAGCAGGGGAAGCTGGAGGCGGGGCAGGCAGGAAGGCGTGGGGCGGAGCCGGAGAGCCCCACGGTGGAGGAGTCGCCGCTGGCCAAGGTCAACGTCCTGGCCGCCACCCTGGagacgccgcccccccccgccgagaCGCCCGAGAGGCCCGTGGAGACGCGGCGGCTCAAGATCTCCTGGCCGCCGCCCACCGAGAGGGGAGCGGCGGGGGCCAGCCCCGCCCCGGAGGGCGGAGCCGTCAAGCCCGTCCGCGCCAAGTGGCCCCCCGAGGGCGGCGCCCCGCCCGCCGCGGAGAGCCCCGAGCACAGCGAGCTCTCCGACCTGCGCCAGAACTCCTCCCTCAAGGAGCGGAGCCGCCCCTTTTCCCggacaagccccgccccctccccggaCACCGGCCGCGGAAAGCAGGCGGAGAGAGGCCCGCCCGCTCCCCGGCCAGACGGCAAGGAGAGGGACGCCAAGAGGGGCGTGGCGGCCACGCCCGACAACAGCGCCGTGAACGGCGGGCCCGACCCGGAAGACGAACAGGAAGCGGAAGAACAGGAGGAGGAAATGACTGGCCCAGGACAGGAAGAACAAGAGGAAGCAGACGAAATGGGCGAAGAGAAGGAGacgaaggaagaggaggaggaggaggaggaagagcaacAGCTGTCCCCTCTGGAACGCCCGACgggttccccctcccccccggcggAGGGAAAGCACAACCGGACGTCCCAGGACGTGGGATTCTGGGACGGGGAGGAGGGCAGCGGGGGAGGCGAGGGGGAGGTGTCCGCCGAGGAGATGATCAAGAAGAATCGCTActacgaggaggaggaggaggaagagctaGCTGAGCAGGAGGACTGA